From Urocitellus parryii isolate mUroPar1 chromosome 12 unlocalized genomic scaffold, mUroPar1.hap1 SUPER_12_unloc_1, whole genome shotgun sequence, the proteins below share one genomic window:
- the LOC144251256 gene encoding uncharacterized protein LOC144251256 — translation MWLLLSGFNLEHQAHHLLAQVEDGRSSQAEPESQADRELRVPADATVYHGLIGGVHYDFLLRETDASKSLKVKPKEFLEPSVAVASRTPAAVSSSSAVAAGSLPQATQSNECCMRKVTSSSSSLLHSSEQVEDSRVVHVLLEGQSLRETKRIPVTFQETVTSLIRRALDQNLLQHEDVDNFELLYMMSEDEKIKVSDHALVCLSMNLGIQYFIVRKRPQVKGKEFSESTCKSSRPLSHKQVGDTCLIRVHLETQSPEMAKSVLTLV, via the exons atgtggctcctcctgagtggctttaacctggagcaccaagcacaccacctgctggcccaggttgaagatggcagatcaagccaggcagagcctgagagccaggcggaccggg agctgagggtccctgctgatgcgacagtatatcacggcctgattggaggagtgcattatgactttcttcttagggaaacagatgccagcaagtcgttgaaggtcaaaccaaaggag ttcttggaaccttctgtggcagtggcatccaggaccccagcagctgtgagcagcagctctgcagtggctgcaggatcattgccccaggccacccaaagcaatgagtgctgcatgagaaaagtcaccagtagcagctcctcactgcttcactccagcgagcaggtggaagacagccgcgttgttcacgtcctcctagagggacagagcctgagggagacaaagcgcatcccg gtgacctttcaggagacggtgacaagcctcatccgcagggccttggaccaaaatttgttgcagcatgaggatgtggacaactttgagctgctgtatatgatgtctgaggatgaga aaatcaaggtctctgaccacgcactcgtgtgtctgtccatgaatctgggaatacaatatttcatcgtgaggaaacgcccccaggtcaagggaaaggag ttctcagaatcaacctgcaagtcctccaggccgctttcccacaagcaggtgggagacacctgcttaattcgtgtccacttagaaacacaaagtccagagatggccaagagtgttctg acactggtctaa